In the Leptospira sp. WS4.C2 genome, one interval contains:
- a CDS encoding SpoIID/LytB domain-containing protein: MKIQKSILFICVAILGQIGCASVMVTNWTPEESNFKSKPVRVFLGYATDEETFKSSGEIIVRDANDLTIKKAYDFLSLNPTALKAPISIQSGSQFLEYKGVSYRGSVLLKPVDGKVYIINLVPIEEYLLSVVPSEVSASWPKEALKAQAVCARTYVVREMLNRKKQEFDVDTSTNTQVYKGKNKEHRNTTEAVFETEGLILIHKGQPIQSFFHSNAGGYTEDPINVWGSPVEYLKPVPSEYDKDGEQYSWEEKWKPDYVNTNLQYLGVGEIQDIIVSSRFPSSRVNEMEIIGSSGSKKIKATEFRKKIGATKLKSTRFGIRKEESGDFFVKGLGSGHGVGMSQWGSFAMAKSQFNHREILQHYFKGIEFARIVAR; the protein is encoded by the coding sequence ATGAAGATTCAAAAATCGATTCTATTTATCTGCGTCGCTATCTTAGGGCAAATCGGTTGTGCGAGTGTGATGGTGACCAACTGGACACCAGAAGAATCCAATTTCAAATCCAAACCGGTTCGAGTATTTCTTGGGTATGCTACCGACGAGGAAACATTTAAATCTTCAGGGGAAATCATTGTGCGTGATGCCAATGACCTTACGATTAAAAAAGCCTATGATTTTTTATCCTTAAATCCTACGGCACTCAAAGCTCCTATCTCCATTCAGAGTGGTTCCCAATTTTTGGAGTACAAGGGAGTGAGTTATAGAGGATCAGTTCTACTCAAACCGGTGGATGGAAAAGTCTATATTATTAATTTAGTTCCTATCGAAGAATACCTGTTGAGTGTAGTTCCTTCTGAAGTCAGTGCCTCTTGGCCGAAAGAAGCACTCAAAGCCCAAGCAGTTTGTGCAAGGACTTACGTAGTGCGTGAAATGTTAAATCGCAAAAAACAAGAGTTTGATGTTGATACGTCCACAAACACTCAAGTATACAAAGGAAAAAATAAAGAACATAGAAATACAACGGAAGCTGTATTTGAAACAGAAGGCCTTATCCTCATTCATAAAGGACAACCCATCCAAAGTTTTTTCCATTCCAATGCAGGTGGATATACCGAAGATCCAATTAATGTTTGGGGTAGCCCTGTAGAATACTTAAAACCGGTTCCATCCGAATATGATAAAGATGGGGAACAGTATTCTTGGGAAGAAAAATGGAAACCAGATTACGTAAATACCAACTTACAATATTTAGGTGTCGGTGAAATCCAGGATATCATTGTATCAAGTCGTTTTCCCTCTTCTCGAGTAAATGAAATGGAAATTATTGGAAGTTCTGGATCCAAAAAAATCAAAGCTACCGAGTTCCGAAAAAAAATCGGTGCGACGAAACTCAAATCCACACGATTTGGAATTCGTAAAGAAGAGTCAGGAGATTTTTTTGTAAAGGGACTCGGTTCTGGACACGGTGTTGGAATGTCCCAATGGGGAAGTTTTGCTATGGCAAAAAGCCAATTCAATCACAGGGAAATCCTACAACACTATTTTAAAGGAATCGAATTCGCAAGAATAGTTGCCAGGTAG